From the Sphingobacteruim zhuxiongii genome, the window GCTATTAAGTCTTGGGATAGATTTCGTTCTTGGGATGGAAAGCATACCTATGAATACCCTGTTATCATCGACAATATGATGAACTTAGAACTCCTATTCATAGCTTCGAAATTGTCAGGAGACCCTATCTATAAGGAAGTCGCGATAAAACATGCTGAAACAACTCTCAAGCATCAATATAGGGAAGACTTTAGTTCTTATCATGTGATCAATTATGATCCAAATACAGGTGAAGTGCTGAGTAAAGAAACAGCACAGGGTTTCTCTGATAACTCCGCATGGGCAAGAGGACAGGCATGGGGTCTTTATGGCTTTATACTCATGTATCGGGAGACTGGGCGTGAAAAATACTTACAGGCGGCAATTAAAATGGCTGAGTTTTATCAAAATCATCCTCGACTTCCAGCAGATAAGGTGCCATTTTGGGACTTTGACGTCAATCAAGAAGGCTATAAGCCGAATTGGGATTACAGACCTGAAGAGTATAAGGTTATTCCTCGAGATGCATCTGCTGCGGCAATTACTGCATCTGCATTGATCGAACTTTCTGATTACGTTGCTCCTGAAAAGCAACGTTCCTTTCTCAAACTGTCTAGTGATATTCTCGAATCCTTGGCAACGGAAACTTATTCAAGCAAAGTCGGGAAGAATGGATTTTTCTTACTAAAACATAGTGTTGGTAGTCTGCCTCATAAGGGTGAAATCGATGTTCCTTTAGTCTATGCCGACTACTATTACCTTGAAGCACTACATCGTTGGAACAAACGGAAAGATCAGCGGAAGATTAGTACAGTGTCTCTGCCAAAAGAAGGGAAAGTTCTATTTCTTGGTAACAGCATAACGTATGCGGGTGATTATGTTGCCATGTTTGAAAGCATGAATCGCATTGCCCTACCTCAACATAAGCTTACGTATCTTAATTTAGGCCTTCCTAGTGAAACAGTCTCTGGATTAAGTGAAGAAGGGCATGCTGATGGGAAGTTTCCGCGTCCTTGTCTATTTGAGCGTGTGGATCGTGTTTTAAATCAAATATCAGCTGATGTTGCATTTGTATGCTACGGAATGAATGATGGTATTTATCTGCCATTCGACAAGAGTAGATTTCAAGCTTACAAAGATGGTGTTGAAAAGCTATCTGAAAAGTTAAAGGCAGCAGGAGTGAAGCGTGTGATTTGGATGACACCTCCTGTTCATGATGAC encodes:
- a CDS encoding GDSL-type esterase/lipase family protein; translated protein: MMKSVLTNLLSSFLLIFLTQYAVLGQQATPFGFNLAEQQYRLLAESYTDLTKYPRSADPNGKTSFTDIKDWTGGFWPGCLWYLYEHTEAPYWKEQALKWTKSLETNQYNTNHHDIGFVMNSSYGNAYRLLGDTSFKPIIIQSAKSLLTRFNPKVGAIKSWDRFRSWDGKHTYEYPVIIDNMMNLELLFIASKLSGDPIYKEVAIKHAETTLKHQYREDFSSYHVINYDPNTGEVLSKETAQGFSDNSAWARGQAWGLYGFILMYRETGREKYLQAAIKMAEFYQNHPRLPADKVPFWDFDVNQEGYKPNWDYRPEEYKVIPRDASAAAITASALIELSDYVAPEKQRSFLKLSSDILESLATETYSSKVGKNGFFLLKHSVGSLPHKGEIDVPLVYADYYYLEALHRWNKRKDQRKISTVSLPKEGKVLFLGNSITYAGDYVAMFESMNRIALPQHKLTYLNLGLPSETVSGLSEEGHADGKFPRPCLFERVDRVLNQISADVAFVCYGMNDGIYLPFDKSRFQAYKDGVEKLSEKLKAAGVKRVIWMTPPVHDDANKRLDGYNLVLDQYANWLKEKAAKEGWEIIDLHFPMRSFLEGQIAKEASFKLADDGVHPAKQGHWLMAREMLKHFNPDAYYAQDWQVQLSNQPKLDKVFQLVSKRQSLLKDAWLTKTGHKRPGMAKGVPIKEAVSKASALNQQLEAAL